The nucleotide sequence GGGGCTCATTGTGTCTCGCGATACGCCCGCTATATTGATTGTTTGTTGCTCTCTGCAATTATTATAACTACCATCTTTTATGTTcttatacatatttagttaTTCAAAGATTGAACAGAAATAATCTAGTACACATTTTTTTGACAGGCAACTTTATTAATCAATTCTAAACTACGcgaaaatttgtaattttaattatttgttatgatTTAATAGTGCCTGTGGGTTATTGGAAAATACATAATGTTCACCACCTGATGTTATTCTCGTATTACAGACTAAAGCTAAAGGATTTCGATTTGTTTCATTTTGCATTAGAGTATGTCATAGCTATCACAGTACTTAAGTTATAAAGCTCTAATCCCTTTAAGTTAGTAGTTATTGCTAGCTGTCATGGAGTAAAAAAACCGTTTAGGAGTtttgtgaaataatataagatataataaaGGTTTGTCTGGTTGTACGAATTGTGGGAACATCCTTTAAGGccaaattaaatgataaagttTCAAAGTTATTCCGAGTTCGTTTATAATGCAATTAAGTAGTTGCGCCGGTTTGCCGGTAGGATTCAATTACCAactttgtgaatattttataccaGCAAGACAAATGGCTATCAGGACGGATACTCGACCGGATGTATTTCTTAAATCTAGTCTTGTTGTCAACAGATGTCATGctcattgttatttaataagttatttttagttaatatcttttttttgtacatacaaaataatacgtaagaataaaacatttgctAGAAAAAATTACGATTTAGAAAGAGGCTATCGATAATTTTTGGCTATtggatttatttatgaaaatttaaaatttgtacataCGAAGTACGAGTACCTATTcccaataaagtatttaaaatatacataatcaAATATAGTACattaaatctattattaaatttcctatgaaatgttaaaactaatatactttagtaactttattttttggtTTATAGTTTCTAAAAAATGAAAGAGTTttctatatgtattttatttttgtttatatatttagctataatatatttacaacaatattaacatttatttataaatcaatgtaGATTTACATGTAACAATAGCTCTAGAGTCATAATAGTATTATATGTTCCTGTTTTTTCCATATTCTTTCGCTCACTGCATATCAATTATAACATTGGCAAGCATTcaatttcaaaactttttatagtaATACTGGAAGCTAATAGAAACGaacataaaagtaatttactcatatgaatagtaatttttggaatattttacgtactttttgcTACGAACATCTCAATTCAACTAATACACAAACATTAACTACTTCTAAAGAAAATACGCTCTAGACAACAAGTAACATTTCACACCTGGACAGAAATCTATATGTTTTGTTCACCTAGACACGTTTtgaacatttttctttatatctcGACTAGTACGCAGTTAAGTAAATCGgtataattagtaaaaaaaaataacattgaaattatattgaccagcataatttagtttttaattaattagttttgttttgtttgttctcTAAGAATTGAATAAATGAGTCATGTCTATTTTCTGGTcaagaactttaaaaaaatccctatttgtttttcttgcAACTATTTCTTATTTGGATAGTTAACACATTCTACAATATTCATAACTATGATCTATCACAACATCGCGGACTTAAGCATTACATAGTTCTGTTAAATTTCGATTATTTAATACGTGAACTTTCAGCGCATGCGCTTTTTATGAATGAAACTTCTTAAACATTTCATCCCAATGCATTTCCGAAAGGCACtagttttaatgtattatgtaaataactttcttttaaaaatcgtTGCGATTCAGACTAAGGGTTGTAAGCTTGAAGTTACTTATGTACAActgagtatttattttcatacaacaCATTTACAAGGTGTGGCTATAAACAACTTTACAAGGATAAATTACGATTTTTGATTTGATAATTCGATAAAAGAAggctttatttacatttcgtCTAATTGTAACAACCTTTGTTGAATAATTCGAAAGTTCATATACCAATCTAACAGACATATATCAGTAAttctttaatgtttaaaatgaaaagctttttatataataatttatattaaagcctttttcaaattgaaaataacgaGGATATAAGTTACATATGGACTATATATGATATAGCATCATCGGCAGATGAGACTTTCTTCTCTGGCTGCGCAGGCGCCGTGCGGTGGAGCTAGGAACAGCTTTCCGTTGGCGCAGGCGCATAGCTGGTAAATGTTCTGATGATGCGGGTCGTGCGAATGCGCCGTCGACGAGGGCAAGGGTAGAGCTGACTTTAGCTTTGGCATGTATATACTCGGAGCATCTAGTCGGATCTATAATGAAGAATGCAAAAGACTAaacagtgaaaaaaaaaacaaagaatgaTATCAAATTGTTATATGCATACTTTTTTGTCTTCAATTACTCGATCCTTGATCACACGTTCAGTATCATTACTTTcttgaattaatataaaataatcaaagaatcaattatttaacCCGCTAACAAGATTCGTTTGGTATATTTACCGCGCCAGCGATGGAGCGCAGTCGGAAGGTGGTGAGGCAGGTGGCGCTGATGTCACCGGCGCGGGACTCCAGCGCTATGCTCTGCGCCGCGTGCATCTCCAGCGACCTCGTCGGAGACTCCAATCTGTAATCAAAAGTTAATACAATGTTCGTAGCTTCTTTTTAATACGAAAACGTGAAAATCAGATAACTATGTATACTAGTAGCGATGCTCTATCAAAAATCAATGAGGGTTTGTTACTTTTTTCAGGAGATGTaggtaagtaaatataaaataaataagccgAATATAGGACATCATTAAAGCAGATTTCACAAAATTTACGATATGTACActaacacaaaataattacaaacataCACTAATTGTTTTGATGGCGGCGCTCGGACCAGCGGCGTTTGGACTGCAGTATGGAAGGTGGCGCCAGCGGGGCTGGTCACTACCAGGTTTTCTGCGCCCACCGACACCGCATCAGGCGTCGCGCTCAGCAGCAGCCCACCGCGGGAGTCGCGTACCTCCAGGCGACCAACATTCACTTCCAAACGGTCATGACCTTTAACagataagaataataataaatagtactGCATACTACCAATCAACTTCTGTATTACCTTGGGTCCTAAACCTTAGCCTGTACTGAAGGGCTTATGTCTTCTCTCAATAGAATAGCAATGTTATATTCGGTTTTAATAACGAAGGAAAAAATCTCCatacaatacataaatttatgtattgtactgtaagttaaaaaatgtactctaacgtaattttaatttacgttGTTCTAATTTGAGCTATTCTaaggtatttattttacttatttaagaGCCAGCCAGACAACGAGAAGAAATTTCCtacagtattttaataatttaattggtttcaatacacaataaaattgtatactaGTGCACATAAGTTTGCGTAAATTGTCACAGCATagttaacacgttaactgcgaggccattttggcggaactttcagccagtgcgtttgaggtctgttcgtggcaaagttgaacttttttccagtgctattgaggcctctcctgcctcacaaaattatgttttcgaaaaacatttttaaaaaatccaaattagacgatatttgcttgaaacttcactcttatgaacttaaatatgtgcataatatGAATCTAGCTTCGCCCGGAGTTAGGACGTTtcgttaatgaataaagtaaaattaaaaatttgtcatcggttctgcctcaaatcgcactgaaaggaaggtcaattaatgcctcgactagtgatgggattaaaagagagttgtagttacgataaatgtttattgagtattaatcactgaaaatgtttttcattaaaacatggtaaacaaaaagatttgtcacactggacacaaaaagtcacaatttttttagttttcttagcagcttgcgtgccattcaatgtcaatcttaatttttcgtagCAACCTACGCAGCGCTTTCTTTGACCACCTCTTTGGAACAAATGATCAGCACATCTGCCGATAGGAAATCTTGAAAAACATCGTATGAGGGAGCATGGTGATTGTTGGTCGCTCGGTTTTCTTGTAGAGGTCGCCTTTGAACAATGCCACCTCGCACGCAATAATCAACTTTGCTACCTAGTAGCATAACATACTAATATATGTCTTGTTTGCGTTTACGTTACCGCGTAGTACATATGTGAGAGTGTGTGTCtgtttgtgtgtatgtatgtatgtacctagTCTTACTAATTTCAGTATAGCAGCCGTGACCACCGAAGAAACAACTCGAACTTTCCAAAAGAAGATAAGACTTCCTACTATTAAGGAATCTGGAATTGTAaaccagaaatataaatataacattaaaatatatgatgaGTAATAGGTACATCAAGTTCCATGCTGCAGCATTAGCAAAACAATCCACACTTAAAAAAGGGCAAAATTGCAAGgggatttttgttattgaaatattggaTTTTAGTCATGGTGTGACGAGAGCAAAAGCTGTTGCGAATAATCAGCAAAAACATTCAACGTTCTCTGTACAAAAACGATGATCAGCAcacaatggtaaaaattgcCACTATGGACTAAACTTCGAATGAAACTGTGACttgcttaaaataacagtgaagaataatccacaactgagcacacattttaaggcaacacccatgtgcaaaacaaaagaatgatgataattgagtattgttagtggtgaatgtgcgtgcgtgcgaatattatattaagtataagacGTATTAATCGTGCTATTTAAGTAGAATTAGTTAATAGTAGCTTGGCTATTAGTGTTGTGTTTCTGGCTCGTAAATACATTCTGTGTCCGATTTATGCACTTTTGGTTCATCATAGACACAGGCCACccccttaaaattcaaagttgcagtaatttaggttttgtatggtataagtaaaatggttcaatttaaatttaaattaatttttttgatccCACAgacaaattatgttatataattttgtgggacatagttctattttaggtgttgtaaataaataaataaataaataaataaataaataaagtaaaatttttaccgaggtcaacatagtttctcataactccaataaacattttcaaataagtcagatgaagtaccattatttgtttaaaacgttaaggattttaaaataaagttctacgctcaatctttaataaatcctgcCAAAACGTCCTCGAAACTCGAAACGTTATCGAATCTTTCCACAACACTAAGCTAGGATGCGCGGCGaccgcgccgcccgcgcttcgtgcagtgcggccatgaggcctacaaattttgagatagatatgacctcaatccgcactaggcgtaattaatttcttttcagtgcgtttggggcctgtgggacctcatttttatctaattacacCATTGGGCTAGATATAGCaagagaaacatttctatatatttgtttcTGTCGTACTCATAGAAATACTGATTTAGAAGCCTCCCGCACAGAGCGAAACAACCCGATTTTGACTGCCGCACCAGCGAGAAGTCACGCTTTGGGCCTGTTCTGCCTCAAtccgcagttaacgtgttaattAGGACGCTCGTTGCGTAACTGAACAGTGATGCAGACGCGACGGGTACTGTACTGTCTCGTCATATGTACAACtcacttattaatatttatacgttATTGACGTATGACAGGGCAATTAGTCCTCGACTGCAATACAACAGGGGAAAGCTCTTAAGCTCCGACATTTTTAGTAGCAtctgaattataattattacatttttcctTTCCTATTTCCTTGCTACTCATCTAggaatagattttaaaagctttcatagacttttatatttttattttataaaagttataatataaaatatttttttttaaatgttttaattacaactttaataataccaaaaataaaacactaacaTGACTCTTAACagtttcttaaattaatttatttaagattctTAACAAGTAAGAACGCAGACTCTAAtaagtttgttaaattattaatactgaAAAGTAAACCCTTAACGTATAATTCACTTGTATTATACTCACCCAAGAATAATCTACTCTGAACAAATCCTTGTGAGTCTCGCGTGCAGACTGTGAAGTTCCTCGAGGACTCGACAGTGATGGGCTGGCCGCGGCGCGACTTGATGCTCGACGCAAACAGGGAGTCTAGCACTAGAGCTTGGCCCAAGAGCTGCAGACCCCCGGGAACTATGCGTAGCTGACCCATGCCCTCCTAGATAATTTATTACtcatataagaaaaaacataaagaCGACTCCTATTTGAAGTAGGTTAAAAAGAATATCAAATAGTAATCAattgaagataaaaaataattaaaattatttaattcgttataattttttcgttAAAACACTAACTTCCGTTTTGATCTCGATTTttgatagtttaaaaaatttgtaacatgtttcttatttttacaGCTCCGTTGATCGTATTTATTCATCAGTTATTTTCAGTATAAACATTCCATTAAACTAAAACTGTGTTCACTTACCGAATTAAAATCCAATACTTTTAAAACCCAAAGCGTCAATGCAAGATTAATAATCATCATGAACATGAGAGTCATAACGAGAATGTAAAGGCATTTCTTTCTCCAACCGTATATACCGACTTTGAATTGACTATTGTAACTGTTCCTGATAGAATCTGCCTTCGTGTCTCTGCCTTCATTGTTGTTTAGGATCGGCTC is from Papilio machaon chromosome 5, ilPapMach1.1, whole genome shotgun sequence and encodes:
- the LOC106708804 gene encoding delta-sarcoglycan; its protein translation is MDPHSLTRSRQTPAARNHIVYTDHKGRKIPYADKITPEPILNNNEGRDTKADSIRNSYNSQFKVGIYGWRKKCLYILVMTLMFMMIINLALTLWVLKVLDFNSEGMGQLRIVPGGLQLLGQALVLDSLFASSIKSRRGQPITVESSRNFTVCTRDSQGFVQSRLFLGHDRLEVNVGRLEVRDSRGGLLLSATPDAVSVGAENLVVTSPAGATFHTAVQTPLVRAPPSKQLVLESPTRSLEMHAAQSIALESRAGDISATCLTTFRLRSIAGAIRLDAPSIYMPKLKSALPLPSSTAHSHDPHHQNIYQLCACANGKLFLAPPHGACAAREESLICR